The proteins below are encoded in one region of Capsicum annuum cultivar UCD-10X-F1 unplaced genomic scaffold, UCD10Xv1.1 ctg998, whole genome shotgun sequence:
- the LOC124895825 gene encoding uncharacterized protein LOC124895825: MEDLTFAINREALAKYGVKQHKLATPYHPQTSWQVEVSNREVNAILAKTVNASQKDWSQKLDDALWAYRTAFKTPIGMSPFQLVYAKVCHLPIELEHKALWAFKRLNLNWKEAAEMRLGLKLFPGKLKSKWSGPFKVNQLHSSRVVELENGDGSTFKTQVIREEAKERKKKLAEIWCK, translated from the exons atggaggatctcacttttgcaataAATCGAGAAGCCCTAGCAAAATATGGAGTGAAACAACACAAACtggctactccataccacccgCAAACCAGTtggcaagtggaggtgtcgaaTCGTGAAGTTAATGCCATCCTAGCTAAGACAGTTAATGCTAGCCAAAAAGACTGGTCCCAAaaacttgatgatgccttgtgggcgtACCGAACTGCttttaagacacccattggcatgtcaccatttcagctggtctatgCAAAAGTGTGTCATTTGCCAATAGAGCTGGAACACAAGGCTTTGTGGGCGTTCAAGaggttgaatttgaattggaaggaaGCAGCAGAGATGCGACTGGG GCTTAAATTATTCCCAggaaagctgaaatctaagtggtcaggtcCTTTTAAGGTAAATCAATTACACTCATCCAGAGTGGTGGAACTTGAAAATGGAGATGGCAGtacattcaag ACACAAGTGATCAGGGAGGAAGCCAAAGAAAGGaagaagaaattagctgaaatttGGTGCAAATGA